From Oncorhynchus clarkii lewisi isolate Uvic-CL-2024 unplaced genomic scaffold, UVic_Ocla_1.0 unplaced_contig_9350_pilon_pilon, whole genome shotgun sequence, a single genomic window includes:
- the LOC139401786 gene encoding sprouty-related, EVH1 domain-containing protein 2-like codes for DSYIVCVKAVVMVRDDSSGGWLVQDGGALSRVGVCRVLPPELGLGLAPLGRSHFFIHGERLRDKQVRDKQVILECALRKNLVYTKATPTFHHWMVEDRRCGLTFQRPADARAFDRGVRKAMEDMAEGSTTSSSTLQNEAELGDDDVFTNATDSSFNFSSERLEPCLQPLDSSPLADSSHLHNNCILGNDLYEPYRLSDHYFLDLPLPRIPRHVTFQDDEEIVRINPRERSWELPSESSSRSELHMDQLERSWLTGYEDYRHATVRHKNIRPPDDSESYVHFAKSEPHKHHYSYPLVSTPVDSSDPKPTFRPLPKRHHYAGLGSQHRRPGDQGFGGGVVSTQPQPLLPGSSDGQDKKSEEGGVGERLQCQYCGETFYGGTNRRGRCQDAPDPIRACVRRVSCMWLADTLLYHCMSDPEGDYSDPCSCEGGGEGRLGTRWAALLGLSLVAPCLCLYPPLHACHRAGVACGSCGGRHETSMT; via the exons tgACAGCTACATCGTGTGTGTAAAAGCCGTGGTGATGGTGAGGGATGATTCCAGTGGAGGCTGGTTGGTCCAGGACGGGGGGGCTCTGAGTAGAGTGGGAGTCTGCAGGGTCCTGCCCCCCGAGCTGGGGCTGGGACTCGCCCCCCTGGGTCGCTCCCACTTCTTCATCCATGGAGAACGTCTACGGGACAAACAGGTGAGGGACAAACAG GTGATCCTGGAGTGTGCTCTGAGGAAGAACCTTGTGTACACCAAGGCCACGCCCACCTTCCACCATTGGATGGTGGAGGACAGGAGGTGTGGCCTGACGTTCCAGAGGCCTGCTGATGCTCGGGCCTTCGACAGGGGCGTACGGAAAGCCATGGAGGACATggcagaag GCTCCACGACGTCCTCCTCAACACTCCAGAACGAGGCAGAACTGGGCGACgatgatgtgttcacc AATGCCACAGACAGCTCGTTTAACTTCTCCTCCGAGAGACTGGAGCCCTGTCTGCAGCCACTGGACTCCTCCCCCCTCGCTGACTCATCCCACTTACACAACAACTGCATCCTGGGAAACGACCTCTACGAACCCTATAGGTTGTCAGACCACTACTTCCTAGATCTG cCTCTGCCCCGCATCCCTCGCCATGTCACCTTCCAGGACGACGAGGAGATCGTCAGGATCAACCCTCGGGAACGTTCCTGGGAGCTCCCCTCGGAATCCTCCTCCCGCTCGGAACTCCACATGGACCAACTAGAACGCTCCTGGCTCACGGGCTATGAGGACTACCGCCACGCCACCGTGCGCCACAAAAACATCCGCCCGCCAGACGACTCTGAGTCCTATGTCCACTTCGCTAAGAGCGAGCCACACAAACACCACTATAGTTATCCCCTGGTTTCCACACCGGTAGATTCCTCCGACCCCAAACCTACCTTCAGACCTTTACCCAAGAGGCACCACTATGCCGGCTTGGGTTCGCAACACCGCCGTCCAGGGGATCAGGGCTTCGGTGGGGGCGTGGTCTCTACCCAGCCCCAGCCCCTCCTCCCTGGCTCGTCTGATGGACAGGACAAGAAGTCTGAGGAGGGCGGGGTTGGCGAGCGCCTGCAGTGCCAATACTGCGGCGAAACGTTCTACGGCGGTACCAACCGACGGGGGCGCTGCCAGGACGCACCGGACCCGATCAGGGCGTGCGTCCGGCGGGTCAGCTGCATGTGGCTGGCCGACACACTGCTGTACCACTGCATGTCTGACCCGGAGGGGGACTACTCAGACCCCTGCTCCTGTGAGGGGGGTGGCGAGGGGAGGCTGGGCACACGCTGGGCAGCTCTGCTGGGGTTGTCCCTAGTGGCGCCGTGTCTCTGTCTGTACCCGCCCCTTCACGCCTGCCACCGGGCCGGGGTGGCGTGCGGGAGCTGCGGGGGCAGGCATGAAACCTCAATGACATAA